The following coding sequences lie in one Clupea harengus chromosome 23, Ch_v2.0.2, whole genome shotgun sequence genomic window:
- the LOC122128697 gene encoding ladderlectin-like: MINKASFLLLSALLICCGAKDRGTEGFEQDVKVRCLETCPQNWTPYGTRCFKFVSTTRSWSKSESHCVAIGGNLASVHSIAEYHFIQELLRKHTQGTPGTWIGGNDAAQEGLWIWSDGSKFNYTKWYRGEPNNYDGKEHCIVMNWAGTVTTIQIIFLLS; this comes from the exons ATGATCAACAAAGCcagctttcttctcctctctgctctcctcatcTGCTGTGGAGCAAAAGACAGAG GTACAGAGGGCTTTGAGCAGGATGTCAAAGTGCGCTGTCTTG AGACTTGCCCTCAGAACTGGACTCCTTATGGTACCCGCTGTTTCAAGTTTGTCTCCACAACAAGATCTTGGTCCAAATCTGAG AGTCACTGTGTGGCGATAGGAGGGAACCTGGCCTCGGTGCACAGCATAGCTGAGTACCATTTCATCCAGGAACTGCTCCGCAAACACACTCAAGGCACTCCTGGTACTTGGATCGGAGGAAATGATGCTGCTCAG gAGGGTCTGTGGATTTGGAGTGATGGGTCCAAGTTTAACTACACTAAATGGTATCGTGGTGAGCCAAATAATTATGATGGAAAAGAGCATTGTATCGTTATGAATTGGGCAGGTACAGTCACCACTATTCAAATAATATTTCTGCTGTCATGA